Proteins co-encoded in one Strix uralensis isolate ZFMK-TIS-50842 chromosome 2, bStrUra1, whole genome shotgun sequence genomic window:
- the NIPA2 gene encoding magnesium transporter NIPA2, with translation MSQTRGRYDFCIGLVLAMSSSIFIGGSFILKKKGLLRLARKGSMRAGQGGHAYLKEWLWWAGLLSMGAGEVANFAAYAFAPATLVTPLGALSVLVSAILSSFFLNEKLNLHGKIGCLLSILGSTVMVIHAPQEEEVETLSEMSHKLGDPGFVVFATLVVIVSLILIFVVGPRHGQTNILVYITICSVIGALSVSCVKGLGIAIKELLAGKPVLKHPLSWILLLSLIVCVSTQINYLNRALDIFNTSIVTPIYYVIFTTSVLTCSAILFKEWQHMAADDIIGTFSGFLTIIVGIFLLHAFKDVNFTLANLPVSLRKDDREANGTLLSTYDCFNHEEESSACLGEIQSTESLSARRNGSLSAF, from the exons ATGAGCCAAACTCGTGGGAGATATGACTTCTGTATTGGTCTGGTGTTGGCTATGAGCTCCAGCATTTTCATTGGAGGAAGTTTCATCCTGAAAAAGAAGGGCCTTCTCCGGTTAGCTAGGAAAGGTTCCATGAGAGCAG GTCAAGGTGGTCATGCGTACCTTAAGGAGTGGCTGTGGTGGGCTGGACTTCTTTCAA TGGGAGCTGGCGAAGTAGCTAACTTTGCTGCCTATGCTTTTGCACCAGCTACGCTAGTGACTCCTTTAGGGGCTCTCAGTGTTCTTGTAAg tgcCATTCTGTCatccttctttttaaatgaaaaacttaATCTACATGGAAAAATAGGGTGTTTGCTAAGTATACTGGGATCAACTGTGATGGTAATTCATGCTCCACAAGAGGAGGAAGTAGAAACTTTGAGCGAAATGTCCCACAAACTAGGTGATCCAG GTTTTGTGGTCTTCGCAACTCTTGTTGTCATTGTGTCTTTAATTCTAATATTTGTGGTGGGACCTCGCCATGGACAGACCAACATTCTCGTGTACATAACAATTTGCTCTGTAATTGGAGCATTATCAGTCTCCTGTGTAAAAGGTTTGGGCATCGCTATAAAGGAACTTCTTGCAGGAAAACCAGTGCTGAAACATCCCTTGTCTTGGATTCTGCTGCTAAGCCTTATTGTTTGTGTGAGCACACAGATCAACTATTTAAACAGGGCTCTGGATATATTCAACACTTCGATAGTGACTCCAATCTATTATGTGATCTTTACAACATCTGTTTTAACTTGTTCTGCCATCCTTTTCAAGGAATGGCAACACATGGCGGCTGATGACATTATTGGCACCTTCAGTGGCTTCCTGACTATCATTGTGGGGATCTTTTTATTGCATGCCTTCAAAGATGTTAATTTCACCCTAGCAAATCTGCCTGTCTCTTTGCGGAAGGATGACAGAGAGGCAAATGGTACTTTGCTGAGCACATATGACTGCTTTAATCACGAGGAAGAAAGTTCTGCCTGTCTAGGTGAAATACAATCCACGGAGAGTCTCTCAGCCAGGAGAAATGGAAGTCTGTCAGCCTTCTGA